A genome region from Pygocentrus nattereri isolate fPygNat1 chromosome 6, fPygNat1.pri, whole genome shotgun sequence includes the following:
- the rabl3 gene encoding rab-like protein 3, whose translation MASLDRVKVLVLGDSGVGKSSLVHLLCQNQVLGNPSWTVGCSVDVRVHDYKEGTPEEKTYYIELWDVGGSVGSASSVKSTRAVFYNSVNGIILVHDLTNKKSSQNLYRWSMEALNKDSSPTGVIVSNGDYDREQFAENPVPLLLIGTKYDQIPENKRNDVLTRTAFLSEDFNAEEINLDCTNPRYFAAGSSNAVKLSRFFDKVIEKRYFTRDPSQMTGFTDRKRFNFKSLHYD comes from the exons ATGGCATCGCTTGACAGAGTGAAAGTGTTGGTCTTAGGAGATTCTG GCGTTGGGAAATCATCTTTAGTTCATCTGTTGTGCCAAAACCAAGTGTTAGGAAATCCTTCATGGACAGTGGGCTGTTCTGTGGACGTTAGG GTTCATGACTATAAAGAGGGCACCCCAGAGGAGAAGACCTATTACATTGAACTGTGGGATGTTGGAGGGTCTGTTGGAAGTGCCAGTAGTGTTAAAAGTACCAGAGCAGTTTTCTACAATTCAGTTAATG GCATTATTCTAGTCCATGATCTAACCAACAAGAAGTCCTCCCAGAATCTTTATCGCTGGTCAATGGAGGCATTAAATAAAGACTCCTCTCCTACGGGGGTCATTGTGTCCAATGG GGATTATGACAGAGAGCAGTTTGCAGAGAACCCCGTCCCTCTTCTGCTTATTGGCACCAAATATGACCAGATACCTGAAAACAAACGTAATGACGTCCTGACCCGCACCGCCTTCCTGTCAGAAGACTTCAATGCAGAGGAGATCAACCTG GACTGCACAAACCCACGTTATTTTGCTGCAGGATCATCTAATGCTGTGAAACTGAGCAGATTTTTTGACAAA GTTATAGAGAAGAGATACTTCACCAGAGACCCCAGTCAG ATGACGGGCTTTACAGACAGGAAGCGCTTCAACTTCAAGAGCCTTCACTATGACTGA
- the LOC108432593 gene encoding granzyme F-like isoform X2 → MCSLFSYVCQFCREMVLFVSLLIISSLHLSGAMESRIIGGNEAKPHSRPYMVSFQMDNEHKCGGMLITENYVLTSAHCLNGYEPSGGKKLEVLLGAHNISRKEPSQQRIRVEKYIMHPSYKEGQKDRSYDVMLLKLETKAKVNKYVNFHALPKKNKTIPAHQKCSIAGWGIKGSGEHQASDVLLEVTLKGDSGSPLICNKEAQGMAAYTYPGDCLKRKFPEIYIKVAYFVPWIKEVIQSN, encoded by the exons ATGTGTTCACTCTTTTCATATGTCTGTCAGTTCTGCAGGGAAATGGTTCTCTTTGTGTCCTTGCTCATCATTTCTTCCCTCCATTTGTCTg GTGCGATGGAGAGCAGGATTATTGGTGGAAATGAAGCTAAACCTCACTCCAGACCCTACATGGTGTCTTTTCAGATGGATAATGAACACAAGTGTGGTGGGATGCTCATCACAGAAAACTATGTGCTAACCTCAGCTCACTGTCTAAA TGGATATGAACcatctggggggaaaaaactggAGGTTCTGCTGGGGGCTCATAATATCAGTCGGAAAGAGCCCAGTCAGCAGAGAATTCGAGTGGAGAAATACATCATGCATCCCTCATACAAGGAGGGACAGAAGGACAGGAGCTATGATGTCATGTTACTGAAG CTGGAGACCAAGGCCAAGGTGAACAAATATGTGAATTTCCATGCTCTTCCTAAGAAGAATAAGACGATTCCTGCCCATCAGAAGTGTTCTATAGCGGGCTGGGGTATAAAAGGATCAGGCGAGCATCAAGCATCAGATGTTCTGCTAGAAGTCACACTCAAA GGTGATTCAGGGAGTCCTCTTATCTGTAACAAAGAGGCTCAGGGAATGGCTGCATATACATACCCTGGTGACTGTCTAAAGCGCAAGTTCCCAGAAATATACATTAAGGTAGCCTACTTCGTACCATGGATTAAGGAAGTAATTCAATCTAACTGA
- the LOC108432568 gene encoding granzyme F-like, which yields MFLCMSLLIISILHFSGGMEISIIGGNEAKPHSRPYMVSIQLNKEHTCGGMLIKKDYVLTSAHCLDDYDSSGKTRLDVVLGAHNIRRKESSQQRIEVEKHIKHPSYKKGQNKWSCDIMLLKLQTDANLTESVGVIALPKNNEKLPVNQKCSIAGWGMKVPNEEEASSVLREVTLQLQLKKYCKKKWQDHFDCKRMICTASDGKRAFCKGDSGSPLVCNNKPQGIATYTYPDDCLNHDFPEVYIEVASFLKWIMKVIKSG from the exons atgtttctctGCATGTCTCTGCTCATCATCTCAATCCTCCATTTTTCTG GAGGGATGGAGATCAGTATAATTGGTGGAAACGAAGCTAAACCTCACTCCAGGCCCTACATGGTGTCTATTCAGCTTAACAAAGAACATACGTGTGGTGGGATGCTCATCAAAAAAGATTACGTGCTAACTTCAGCCCACTGTCTAGA TGACTATGACTCCTCTGGTAAAACCCGCCTAGATGTTGTGCTGGGGGCTCATAATATCAGGCGTAAGGAGTCCAGTCAGCAGAGGATTGAAGTAGAGAAGCACATCAAGCATCCCTCATACAAGAAGGGACAGAACAAATGGAGTTGTGATATCATGTTACTGAAG CTACAGACTGACGCCAACCTGACTGAGTCTGTGGGGGTCATTGCTCTTCCTAAAAACAATGAGAAACTTCCCGTCAATCAGAAGTGTTCTATAGCAGGCTGGGGTATGAAAGTGCCAAATGAGGAAGAAGCATCGAGTGTTCTGCGAGAGGTCACACTCCAGCTTCAGTTGAAGAAATACTGCAAGAAAAAATGGCAGGATCATTTTGATTGTAAACGCATGATCTGCACTGCCTCTGATGGAAAAAGGGCTTTTTGTAAG GGTGATTCAGGAAGTCCTCTTGTCTGTAACAATAAGCCTCAGGGAATAGCTACATATACATACCCTGATGACTGTCTAAACCATGATTTCCCAGAGGTATACATTGAGGTAGCCTCCTTCTTAAAATGGATTATGAAAGTTATCAAGTCTGGCTGA
- the dnajb11 gene encoding dnaJ homolog subfamily B member 11 — protein sequence MAVGVMKLSSICCLLLYLIATVLAGRDFYKILGVSRSASVKDIKKAYRKLALQLHPDRNQDDPNAQDKFADLGAAYEVLSDEEKRKQYDAYGEEGLKEGHHSSHSDIFSSFFGDFGFMFGGNRQQQDRNIPRGNDIILDLEVTLEEVYSGNFVEVVRNKPVAKEAPGKRKCNCRQEMRTTQLGPGRFQMTQEVVCDECPNIKLVNEERTLEVEIEQGVRDEMEYPFIGEGEPHIDGEPGDLRFRIKVLKHPLFERRGDDLYTNVTITLVEALVGFEMYITHLDGHKVHIVRDKITKPGARIWKKGEGLPNFDNNNIRGSLIITFDVDFPKEQLDDQQKDGIRQLLKQTPSQKVYNGLQGY from the exons ATGGCCGTGGGAGTGATGAAACTATCGAGTATATGCTGCCTGCTCTTGTATTTAATTGCGACAGTGCTTGCAGG GAGAGATTTCTACAAGATCCTTGGGGTTAGCAGATCAGCATCTGTTAAAGACATCAAGAAAGCTTACAGAAAGTTGGCACTGCAACTTCATCCTGACCGAAACCAAGATGACCCTAATGCCCAGGACAAATTTGCAGACCTCGGAGCAGCTTATGAG GTGCTCTCGGATgaggagaaaaggaaacagtATGATGCTTATGGTGAGGAAGGACTGAAGGAAGGCCATCATAGCTCACATAGTGATATCTTTTCCAG CTTCTTTGGGGACTTCGGGTTTATGTTCGGTGGAAATAGGCAGCAACAGGACCGGAACATTCCGAGAGGAAATGACATCATACTTGACCTTGAAGTTACGCTGGAGGAGGTTTATTCTGGAAATTTTGTAGAA GTAGTGCGAAACAAGCCTGTTGCTAAAGAGGCTCCAGGCAAAAGGAAATGCAACTGCCGCCAGGAAATGAGAACTACACAGCTCGGACCAGGCCGCTTCCAGATGACACAAGAAGTTGTCTGTGATGAATGCCCAAACATTAA GCTTGTGAATGAAGAGAGGACACTAGAGGTGGAAATTGAGCAGGGAGTGAGAGATGAAATGGAGTATCCCTTCATTGGTGAAG GTGAACCACACATTGATGGAGAACCTGGAGATCTTCGCTTCCGCATCAAAGTCTTAAA ACACCCACTGTTTGAGCGCAGAGGTGATGACCTGTACACAAACGTCACCATCACTCTGGTAGAGGCTCTGGTTGGCTTTGAAATGTACATCACGCATTTGGATGGTCACAAG GTTCACATTGTTAGGGATAAAATTACCAAGCCTGGAGCCCGAATCTGGAAGAAGGGAGAAGGACTTCCCAACTTTGATAACAACAATATCCGTGGATCACTTATAATAACATTTGATGTAGACTTCCCCAAGGAACAACTTGATGACCAACAGAAAGATG GTATAAGGCAGCTGTTGAAGCAGACTCCATCTCAGAAGGTTTATAATGGCCTACAGGGATACTGA
- the LOC108432593 gene encoding granzyme B-like isoform X1 — MCSLFSYVCQFCREMVLFVSLLIISSLHLSGAMESRIIGGNEAKPHSRPYMVSFQMDNEHKCGGMLITENYVLTSAHCLNGYEPSGGKKLEVLLGAHNISRKEPSQQRIRVEKYIMHPSYKEGQKDRSYDVMLLKLETKAKVNKYVNFHALPKKNKTIPAHQKCSIAGWGIKGSGEHQASDVLLEVTLKVQFNFECKNSWRDYFDSMCMICTASNGIRAFCQGDSGSPLICNKEAQGMAAYTYPGDCLKRKFPEIYIKVAYFVPWIKEVIQSN, encoded by the exons ATGTGTTCACTCTTTTCATATGTCTGTCAGTTCTGCAGGGAAATGGTTCTCTTTGTGTCCTTGCTCATCATTTCTTCCCTCCATTTGTCTg GTGCGATGGAGAGCAGGATTATTGGTGGAAATGAAGCTAAACCTCACTCCAGACCCTACATGGTGTCTTTTCAGATGGATAATGAACACAAGTGTGGTGGGATGCTCATCACAGAAAACTATGTGCTAACCTCAGCTCACTGTCTAAA TGGATATGAACcatctggggggaaaaaactggAGGTTCTGCTGGGGGCTCATAATATCAGTCGGAAAGAGCCCAGTCAGCAGAGAATTCGAGTGGAGAAATACATCATGCATCCCTCATACAAGGAGGGACAGAAGGACAGGAGCTATGATGTCATGTTACTGAAG CTGGAGACCAAGGCCAAGGTGAACAAATATGTGAATTTCCATGCTCTTCCTAAGAAGAATAAGACGATTCCTGCCCATCAGAAGTGTTCTATAGCGGGCTGGGGTATAAAAGGATCAGGCGAGCATCAAGCATCAGATGTTCTGCTAGAAGTCACACTCAAAGTACAGTTTAACTTTGAATGCAAGAATTCATGGAGGGATTATTTTGATTCTATGTGCATGATCTGCACAGCATCGAATGGGATAAGGGCTTTTTGTCAG GGTGATTCAGGGAGTCCTCTTATCTGTAACAAAGAGGCTCAGGGAATGGCTGCATATACATACCCTGGTGACTGTCTAAAGCGCAAGTTCCCAGAAATATACATTAAGGTAGCCTACTTCGTACCATGGATTAAGGAAGTAATTCAATCTAACTGA